The genomic window GTGGCCCGGTATGAAGTCAAACTAGGATCTCAGTGACTGCATGCGGTCAAGAATGGTGCAATAGTTTAGCTGTCTTGTGCATATAAGGCATGAATGGATTTAACGTGGCACGTCACCAGCTGTCACACCACAAGTATGCGCTATTTTGATTTGAGATTGCGTGTTTGCAATCcacccagatagcaaaattgctgtggcccaaaTCCAGCAATTTCGGCACTTTCATCCAGCCCACATACCGCATGGAttgatggcacttgggcggtcTGCTCCTGTTacccagatctgggccacaagcaagctgtatgtcaaccaagaaaaaaacagataaaccaaaactggcccacatccagaatacacatactTGAGAGCAgcgcatctttaccaaaaaaggcccacatttgatttgggatatttgggccatattagctattttacatgtgggccatttcaggctcacatacATTTTGTCCGGGCCAGgagaaggccagcagtgccacATCATTGCCTGAAATGGCCCACTTCCATATGCTATCTTGACACAGAgtttgaaagagagaaaacattttcatcctTTGGTCTATTTGATTAACTTAATTCAGGACTCAAACAGTAACAGCAAAGCAAAGAGGTGATAACACGCCTCATCTTTTCAACAAAGAATCATTGATTAATTAGCTCAAGTAGCTTACCCTAAGATGCCAATAAACTGCCTGAGACATAGTTAGATAAATTTGCTTTCACTTGTTTGTTTAGAGGGTGTGTTGTTTACATCCATTCTGCACAAAGCAAGTCATTGAAGTGTTTCAGCCAATGTGTTTTTAAGTGGTGTTTTAAAGTGTAGCAGGTATTACATTCCTGTTTGAACCCGAGAGGAAGTTGATGGCCATCAGGCATGCAGGCAGGGTGTGTCACTTCAGGGTGGTAAGGGAGGAGACAGGTGCGAATGATGTGTTGATGTTCACGTAGCCGTCAGTCCCTCCCACattccagctccagctccactCAGCTCACAAACACGCCACTCATGCTCCAAGCCCCAGTAAAGACTTAgaacatcacttcctgtcaccACACAGAGAAACTGGAGCAGCGGACAGATTTACAACACACTCACATGCTGTTCAACCACCGGGACTGGATAAAGCTAGGTTTTGTGCCGGACTGTAATTCCTGGATTCCTTTAGCTTTGTGGATatgggaggcagagaggaggtaGTGGTGAGCAGGCTCGGGACCAACATGCAGTTTCCCCGCACCAGGTTGAACCGTTTCAGGCTCCGGCCAGCGCAAAGCCCGGCAAGGAACAGGCACCTGAAGCCACCCTCCCACAAGAAAAAAGCCAGGTAGGTGTGATGAGAAACAGCTGGAGTTGGAGCTGGATGAGCAGAACCAGATTCATAAATGTTCTGGTGAAAGATAAGAGTGCTGTCTACACTCACAGTGAAGTTGTTGGTGGTAAAGTGAAAAGCGACATCATAACATAAACATGTCATTCAAAATCCTGCAGTCATGGATGGTGTAGATTATGTGGTGACtctattttgacatttttctgttgacTTAACATCTAAAAcctgatttgattttttaaaattgtgtggCAGTTGGCACAAAAACCTTCTCTTGTTGGAAAGAAGTCTGCACTGCTATGATTCAGCTGTCTGCAGACCTCTCATCCCTCAAGCTTCATGTATTTTATCCATATGAGTAACAGGTTGTGAGCACATGTTGTGGCTTTGaacatctctgtgtgtgaggGTGGGATGTGAGCCAGATGTTGTGTGAGAATAAAAGCCTTTTTGTGTgcatatacaatatacagtacatctgcGTACTAAGAATGCACCAGTACCACATTCTCACTCCTAATTCAGATTTCAGTACTGAAACACGGCTGATATTGGCTGATATAAAACTAGAgcacattttcttctttaacaTAAAATCTGCATGAAACTGATTGGATCATTCCTGTTTAATGCATAACTCAACATCACTTATTAACTATAAGATGTTTGTACAGCCGCATTCTTTTCAGTTTGTGcaaattttaaattacattgttAAAAGGTTTATAAAAGATACAATGTTGCAGTCTTACAGTGACTAAAACACTGTATTTAAACTGGATCCATCAAGAGCTGAAacattagtcaattaatcagtgagtcaactgacagaaaattagttaacaattttgataattgattaattatctAAGACATTTATCGGTCCCAGCTTCCCAGATaagaggatttgttgctttctCTGCTGGACTGACTAAACAAATAGTcataataattgtaaaaaaaactaatactgacagattaattaatcacttaattaatgaattaagaAAATGATTGTAAGTTGTCAGCCTAGATCTGGCTTGTCTGACATATACCGGATGTGTTCAGTATCATTGCTGATACTGATCCACTACTTTGGCTCTATGCATCATTTCTTGCAGTGCATTTAATTTTTGGTTTAGTTCAGTTATTTCACGGTTGTGATGTGATACGCTGAGGCACAATGTCTTTCTGAGTAATCAATTTTGAGAAAAGCTCTGAAAACATGGTAAAGATCAGACTGACTGGCACTGTCACATCACATTGCTTACTACTCCGCTGTATGTTGGAATGTAACCACACTGGTTTAGAGAGCAGCAAATCAATGACCTATTTTACTTAATACCAATTGACAGTTTTGAAAAGTGTGAAGGCTTTAAAGCAGTAAAACAATAGTTGTACTATAGTATTATGTAACAGCACCACACCTAGAATACAGTCTGATACTTTTCACTTAACTGTTTCAGTCACATTTGTCTGCATTATTTCttgctttatgtttttcagATTGTCTGTGCATGGTGCAATATAACTCTGGAGATATTAATACAACCCTGTCTAGTGCAGTATGTGTCCTTCCACAGAAATACAATTTTCTATTTCTCCATTGCTGTTAGAAAAGAAACTACTAATTAAGAACTAATTAAGTATCTATTGAAACTCAAATCTCTTGCTCACAACAGGTTTCTTATGACAAACATCTTGATAAGCTCATCGCATAACTGAAAGTATGATGGGTATTTTTGGCTCTGATACATGGCGGAACTATCATTTCATTGTCTCCCTGCGTTCATGTTGGCTTGATAAGCAATCTGGCATTCTCCAGAGATGGATGTCTCGTGAGATTTGCATACTTGAGGAATGTGACTGAACTGCAGTGCACACCGATGGAGTGAGTCAGCTGACCACTTCCTGTGTCTGTAAACCACAGGTCACATTTTAGTGCTTGAGGCTGCGAGTGTGTCTGCCAGCTGAGTGTGTCCCATTGTTGTTAAAGAACAGTGCCCTCCCTTGTTTTGAGTATGTCCCACACAGGGAAAGCAGACTGTATTTTCCCTAATTGTGTTATAAAAGGAAACAGAGAGCATATGTAGATGACTTATGATTCATTTTTCTTGAGTTGTTCATTGCATGTGTCATCTTCTATTGTTAGTGGGTTACATTCACAGATCTGTTGCAGTAGATGGAGGGGTGTAACCTTCAGGAAAACAGATCTCACATTATTacagtgacatctagtggatCTGCAGGGTACTATGCCTCCAGGCCACATTTCACAAGAACAATAGAGACCCCCCTTTGTGTCCGCTCTCGccatctcctctcctcactccGGCCCTCCCTCCATCCCGCTCCttttgtctctccatctctccggGCTCCCCTGGCTGATTCATCCTCCCCACGCTGCCTCAGTCTTCACCATTCCTCCCGTGTttgtatgtgtctttgtgtttctgctcgTTTGTTTGCATGCAAGCGTGTGATTTCTttacgtgtgtgtatgtttgtgccaGAGATCCCAGCCCCACCGAGATGAGCGTGGAGCCCTGGGCCAGCCCGCAGGACCAGGCAGCCGCTGAACACGCACACAGCACGCACACAGCGTCCTCCCAGGATCAGGAGCAGCACCCCGACAAACTCTGCCTGGACTCGTTCTGGAGTGAGGTGGAGACCATCCGACAGGGGAGTGGCTACGCAGACCTCGACTGCAGTAGGAGAGATTCCAGACAGTCAGAAGGTAAATACTGCAGATCCAGTGCTGATAGATTCAGAGTagataaaaacatcatcatgagTTTATGTGATTGGATTACAGACCTTTGATTTTTAACACAGCTGCTACTGAGATCTTCCATGAAATGATGCGCTTGCCATGGCAACATATCAGGTTTCTCTCATGCAGCAAAGTAGCGctcatcaccatgacaacactATCAAACACTCTGTAGCAGGGATCGTTTCATATGCACCAGCTAAATACCCATTCATGAAGGCTGACTTGTTGGGAATGCCCTTTTATTATGTGCATTCAAATGATCTGATTGTGTTAATTCTACCTTTTAATAGATGCTTTTGATGTTATGTTAAACAGAAGcactgttttaatttgtttatgaGCAAACCCTCTGAAGTCTGTATTTTGGTGCATAActgtgggtgtctgtgtttaataaagcctcattattttttaaagggTAAACAATTTTATGTTCATTGTCTaccttgttaaataaaaaaaaactcactagTTATTGTATCTAGTGTCCAAGAGCCAGTTGGACCAGCTCTTACTAAGCTCAAACTGAGCCTGGTTGTAATGTAAGTGTTAACTAAGGGGAGATTTACACATCACTTAATTACACTAAACAAAGTAGTTCTTACATAGAGATTAGCTGTTGCTAAAGCATTTACAGCCAGTAACTGCCAGGTGTAACTGTTGCATAGCTAACTGAACTAGCTGacaaagctaacattagcttgctaATACATGACCTGAGTGACGAGTAAAAGAGATAATATGGAATATTGTTGACACTTCTGACCTATCACttgataaaatactgtaaactaGGGAGATTTTAAATtgcatttcacaaaaataatacaaaatacttaACATTACAAAATGTTAATGCCACTAACATTTTACTAAATTACCTAATTACATCAACCAGATTAGCATAAGCAGATGTTTCCCACTCCCTCTAAACTTACTTCTAAATATTACTAACTCTGAAACACATACataacacatacacaacacatatttctccatgtatacatatataaattaaacaaagtAACTCAAAACAAAAGACTTGCAGTTAAGTTTAATATATCGTCTGCCTCcctaaaactgatattttttttaagttaagttaagCTTATGATGCTATTCCGACTTCCTGTTTGCATGGCAATTGCTTTTGATTGGACAACACTACAGATGTTTCCCAGCGATTTCCACATTACTAAATTCTTTACTAGCTAAGACATTTCTTAAACTTTAATGAAACAATACGATTCagtaaatcactagtttgaaTCTAGCTAATAGTTAACAAGGACTTTTTATGACATGGAGGGATGAAAGgttttatagattaaattacATCAAAGTTATACTTTAGTATTGTATTAGtattttaaattgcattttacccacatctggctgctgttgtcattatgtatttacatgtaGCTTGTTTGGATCttaatgtgtttgttgtatgtgtgtctcaGAGGGTGAACAGGAGGAGCAGTGGCTGGCTGATGCTGGTTTGTCGAACCTCATCAGCGAGGACAGCGAGGATGTAGACAACGCGGTGCTGTTGTCTACTCTGACACGGACTCAGGCTGAGGCCGTCCAGCGTCGACTGGATTCCTACACGTTGTCCCTACGCAAGAGGAATAAAACGGCACCACGTGACGTTCGGGACATCTTCAACTCCCCCATTTCTCAGGTCAGGACTTTGAAATACTTTACAAACTATTTAAAGTAATCAACTCTTCTACCAGTCTATGAGAGGCTGTTCTGTGACTGACTACAACCTCGGACATAGTGGTGAAGAGATGCAAGGAAATTGTTCCTTTGATGATCAATACAGTATCACAATAGAGTAAAAAAATAAGTTCAACTAAAAATAGAAGGATATAAGGATTACTGTTTTGCTATTACACAAGTTTCCAACAAACATAGCCCGCCTATTTTGCAGTTGTATgtagaaaattttaaaaataccaatgtcCCTGATGACTGTTAGGACTCTCCATTGTTCCAGTGTATTCTGCTGTCTTGTTCCATGCAGAGGGGCTGACCTGTGACAATAAAAGCAAATCACATGTAAAGGCCATGCTTTGTCCTCGCTGTCTGAGCAGCCctgagagaggaacagagacaCTGTTTCTCAGATCTTTATCAGTCTGTTATTAATGGAAACACTCTCTGTAGCCATGTCCATCTGCTcagcagacacaaaaaaaacacaattccTATTCCCAGTGGTGGAGAAAATGTTACAGGACTGTTGCTCTTTACAGAAAgtattgtacatgtgtttgtgaCATGTCAATAAATGTTCTCTTTCACCAGACCCTTCTGCCTGAGTCTCAGCATAGTGAAGACCTTGCCCAAAACAGTATGGCATCGGTTGCCAAAACACCACTATCAGGTAAGACTTGTATAATAAAGTCACTTTAttataagtaagtaagtaactaAAGGGAATAACAAACAAGTAAAAGTGAACTTGTTTTGATAATCTATTGAGTCAGAACAAGACTTCAACCTATAACCAGCCCCCTGTTAGATTTGAATGAAGTAACTGGTGAACTTCCTTGTCTGTATCATCTTACAGATTAGACACAGGTTTAACTACAAATTAATTGTCTTAAATATCTTTTAAAGAATCCCTGAAGAAGTCAGGTTAGCAGCAGATTTGTGAGGGCCCGATGAGGGATTGTCTGTCTGGATCAGGTCACAGCTCTGTAATCTATCTTCTAATTGGTTCAGATAAATCCCCTGGCaactcctcatctctgcttgctgctgctggagaaggTCCCTGTCCTCACAGTACAGAGTTCACTCACCAAAATCTCAGTATTTTGTGAATAATATCAAGGTTAACAGAAAAACAGTTCTTTTCTGGATGTTTACTAACTGTTAAATCATTTGTAATTCAGTTGTAGATGTTTTAACAGTGAAAATACAGTTGTCATCTGACTGTACACAAGCAACAGTGAACCATATGCACATCTTAGATACATGGCTAATACTAAAACTGGGTATAATACTGTTACAGATCAAATTTTGGCACATTGAATTGTGTCATCAGTAGTTCTGCGTATTGACACTTAAACAATTACAAGTGCCACAACAGGAGGAGTTAGAAAATAGGTCAGCTGTGTGTTCATGAGAATTTCCTCATATTTGTGGAGATTTTTTGCTTGTCTTCCTTCCCGTTGCTCATGGCGTGCAAATTCAAATTTCTTTTATGAGATGCATTTTTCCAGTGAACTTCCTTACATGAACTAACAgtttggtgtatgtgtgtttgtgtgcgtatctatgaatgtgtttttcaatcAGCTGTGACACCAGAGCATCAGCGAGGTGCTCCTAAAGAGGAATTCTTCATCACCGATGTGGCTTACTGTGAACAGGCTGTCATCTTCCTCAAACAGGCCAAACTGCCGCAGAACAACAGCCAACGCAGGAAAGAGGACGGCACACTGCCAGTAAGCACCTTCAGGAAAACTGAGGAAGTTATAAGACGCTATTTCAAATGGGGAATTTTAGGGGAACTTTTGTAAAAGTTCCAGTGAAgttatgaaaaaagaaaatactgacaTGTCTAAATCCAAAATCTATTTGTAGATTTAAAAAGAATCACATTGTTCTTTAGAAAGTCCATTAACAAGCACTCCTATTAATAGTTTCGTAATTGACAGGGTGAGAATTTTAAAGGTCTCTGTTTAAGTCAAGGCCTTTATAGActtaaaatacacaatttaGATGTAATTTGTAAGACGAATATACAATATGAGGGGTTTAACATGACATTTATGTTAAATTTTCAACCCTCTCATGTATATTTTGCTAAAAGTAGTTATAACACTTTAACTTTGTCTGCAGGCAGTTAGAAGTGCATCTCTTGTTGATTGTGATTGGATTGTGTTCAGTTTACGTATTGAAACCGAAAACCGAAACCGAAAAATACAATTAGTGGCAACAGATCAGGGAAAAATTAAGTTGGTACCAGAAATcattgtacatttctgtctctgtttggaCCAAAATATTTTGCGTTTTGAGTCAGACTGGGTTCGAGTTTAGAAGTTAATGTAAAGCTGTTAATACACATTgtcacacacaaatattattGTAAGGCAATTCTTAATCAGTTTTTCACTGTTGGTTAGATACGTAACAAGATTTAGCAGAATAAAGGAATGAAGGAATTATCCCAGAACAAAAGGAGAATTGTTATGTAACAGAGTTcagcagatttatttttgtgaatgaattgAATTGCTTCAGGCCAAAAGAAGAATTAGtgagtttgaaatgtttatgtttacttAAAGACACAAGAGTATTTCTCTTgctcttctattttttttgctgaatgtgttcctctttctctccctcttcacCTCTACTGTCTAACTCTCAACTCTaatccctcctctcctcttttccttccctcCACTCTCACCTTCTCAGCGGGTGATCTGCCCCAAGTGCCGTCTAGGAGTGACTCGTATCCAAGATCTCTCCCACACTGACATGAAGAAGGTGCGTCAGCTGGCTCTCATCGACATGACGGCGCTGTGCGACCTCTTAGAGCTAGAGGTCAAAAGGCACAAAACTGGCAAGAGGAAAATCCCAGGTATGGCAGCACCTACGTGCTACTGTAAGTGGCATGCACTGagaggaaagacaaacaaatagtCAAGATGGCTAGTTTTTTTGTAGACGATGACATTTTAACTATTAGCATTGTTTACTTTTTGTCTGTTCTCATACTTTGCCTCTGACTGTGAGCCAATCAAATCAGAGCAAAACAATGGCTCAAACAGATACCTGACTCGTTGactaaacacaaactgtttctTTCCCACGTGAACAGTTAACAGGTCcaaatttagttttttcctaatttttttctttaagactCTTATgtgatttgttcattttatgaGGACTTACAAAATGAgtgaacatgttttaaatctAAATGTGCTCTTGTGTCTTTACAAAATCCTTTACAtgattctgtaaaaaaaaatagcactgAAAACTAGAACAAACAAGGATGACTCATTCTTAAAGCACTAAATGAATCAGTCATAAttcatctttgcatttttgattAACAGCCAAAGTTTGACACACTGCAATTACCGTATGTTAGCATGCTCGTAAACACACAGATACGCTAACAATGACATGTAAATATGCAtgcaggcacaaacacacacacacacacacacacacacacacaatatatgagAATGTCTGCCTCATCCTGTTTTGGCTCAATGTTAATGTGAAGCAGAGAAAGATAGACAACTAAATGACACGCTGGTCTTTCACAGAGAGCACGCTCTTCGGGGTGCCGCTGGCCGCACTGCTGGAGAACGATCAGAAAGTGAGGCCCAACACTATGACTCCTCTCTTCCTGCAGTCGGTGAGAACCATCAtctttttgtgtaaaaatgaccTTAACAGACCCTTCACCATTACTGATATGATAAATGAAGTGTGTGAGGAGGATAACAGaaaacctttttaaatgaacaacatGGTTTCATATGCTGTCTGTACTATCTGTTCCTACACTCATTTGAGTTTTTGAAAGTGCCTAAAATGTGTTCTAGCTGCTATTCACTGCAGGTCTGTGACAAGATGACAATTTGCATCTTTGATCATATTTTGCACAACATGTGTTCAGCACATTTTATCGCATCTGTTGAATCTACAAACCACATCTTCAGATAGAGCTCATAAAACAACCTCaatgtcctctgtgtgtgaaatGCTTTGACCACACCCTGTATGTCGCAGCAGTTACTGAGAATAACCAGCAGAGGTGAGCAAGAGATGCTTATCTACCGAGGCCCGACTCTTTGctaatgtctctctctcctttctctctctctctgtctctgcagttgttgacatttttggagaAGAAAGGAGTGGATTCAGAGGGGATCCTGCGGGTTCCAGGGTCTCAGTCCAGAATCAAGGTGCGGCATCTACATCCACAACTATTTCAGTGACACAATGCTGACATGGCACCAAATtattgtgtttcattttcaattttgtCTTTatcctctgtgtctgctgtctcaagagaaaaaaaagtgtcctgACCAAAAGTGCAGCCAAAATATTcacactgtaaaatgtcagaaatgctTGAACAGCCGTGAGGAAACTCAACCAGCTTGAGTTTAACTACAGCTGACATTTAGAAAAACAAGGTCTTATGAGACTAAatcaataatgtttttttcagctgctgctgccagacaCCCTTTataatactgtatttaattccttacatgtacagtagctgGTGAATCAATTAACTCAAAGCTGCCAGAAGAGGGCGCCATTTAGCACTGATGAGGGAGAAGAACTTATAGGACTTACTAGGAAATATCAATCAAATACTTGCTAATTGATTATGGATTTGACAACAGTGTTCATTCATGAAAAATGAATTGAACTTCATATTTtgacactgattttttttattctttactttATGGTGATATACTACTATAATAGTATTTCcccaaactattttttttacaaaattaaaatataaataccattaaaatgtttgtaaattttacacatttgaaTAAAAGCTTGACAATCAGtgtattgatatattttatattactgaTATATTTATCTTGTTAGCAGAGCCCAACATACTGTCTTCCTGATTTTAGATACACAAATGGACACAGTAAACAATGCAAGTATCCAGTATACCTGTATTTGAAGGTCCACAGTCATGAAGAGTTAATTTAGTAATAATGAGTTTTAAATAGCAGCTCCGGAGACAAGTCAGCTCAACGGCTCTCCTCATCAAGACTTGTGGATAcagaaaatgtaacatttacGAGCACTGAAAACTTTGTGTGTAATGTATAAACTCACTAAAGCCATAATTCATCATTCATGACTGATCTTCATGATCAGTCACAGTCCGCCCAAACAACTGCATCTGTGTTCATAAGAACAGACCTTTACAGTATTAGTGACACTgtaataaaataactgaaaagtGTTAAATGAACTGTTCTGAACATCTCTATTTGTTCTCTTTCCTCAGCTGTTACAGCAGAACTTAGAGTCCAACTTCTACTCAGGGCAGGTCAGCTGGGATGAGGTGAGTCCAAACGATGCTGCCGCACTGCTCAAGAAGTTCATCCGGGAGcttcctgctcctctgctcACCGCCGAGTACCTCAACACCTTCAGCGCCGTCAGAGGTCAGTGGACACAGACCTGACATGAATACACTACTTAACAACTGTTATTGGTTTTACTTTCAGCTTTTAacatgtgatgatgatgacaccAGCAGCTGTAGCAAATTAAAAGATCCCAATTTccaaatttaatatttatatcaggattgttgtgttgttattatgcAAAGTACACACAATTTTTAATCTTATTAGATGAATATTGAGTAAGCATTGAACAGAATGTGCTAACAGGGTTatgtcacatttacacacacattataggTAAAGTATTTTGGGTGAGGCTAATATGTAGAGAGACATGACACATGTCTGCTGCTGGTATGAAACCTGAGACCTTTCAGTTTCAGAACAGTGTTACACTGCTCCTTTATAGTTAGTGCTGTTGAAGTGAGTGATTGTGATGTATTTATGATGTATTAGATCATCTCCAAGTGTCTTATATCTGGTCAAGTTTAAGATAATTCCCGTATAAAACAGGCACACAACATTTCCCCTTTTCTTCCTCTACACGTCTTCAACAATCTACTGCCCACTTTTCCAGACAGCTCAGCAGGGTTCACATCATAATTACCTAAAGTCTCTTTACCCTGATGACAGCACTGTGTGACGCTTATCTTTTCTGCTCCGACTGAGAAATCAACATTAAGATGAACAAGTTGATAGCCTTTAAAGAGGCGTCGCTGCTGTGCCGCAAATACATGCTCAGTGACAGAGAAGTGTGAAagatcagctgttttcatacTAGTTTCAccttaataaaaaatgtattgatattAATATAATCTGATTGATGACTCACTGATCTGTGGTTGGTGAGGAGAATCAGCAAAGTGATGAACGACGTGACCACAGAGACATAAGCTAACAAACCTAATGGCCACCTGTCACAATGCCATTAATCTTTAGACATCCCATTATTCTTAGCcaaacacagaggaaatgaagagtgtgagcatgtgtgtgtgtgtgtgtgtgtgtgtgtgtgtgtgttcaacctGTCTTACCTTtgttccctccctcctctaGACATCACAGAGCTGAAACAGAAACTCCACATGTTGAACCTGCTCATCCTGCTACTGCCTGAGCCCAACAGGAGCACACTGAAGGTagagaccaaacacacacacacacacacacatacattccaCAACACTTGAATAATGCATGTCAT from Thunnus maccoyii chromosome 3, fThuMac1.1, whole genome shotgun sequence includes these protein-coding regions:
- the LOC121894713 gene encoding rho GTPase-activating protein 40 isoform X1 yields the protein MGGREEVVVSRLGTNMQFPRTRLNRFRLRPAQSPARNRHLKPPSHKKKARDPSPTEMSVEPWASPQDQAAAEHAHSTHTASSQDQEQHPDKLCLDSFWSEVETIRQGSGYADLDCSRRDSRQSEEGEQEEQWLADAGLSNLISEDSEDVDNAVLLSTLTRTQAEAVQRRLDSYTLSLRKRNKTAPRDVRDIFNSPISQTLLPESQHSEDLAQNSMASVAKTPLSAVTPEHQRGAPKEEFFITDVAYCEQAVIFLKQAKLPQNNSQRRKEDGTLPRVICPKCRLGVTRIQDLSHTDMKKVRQLALIDMTALCDLLELEVKRHKTGKRKIPESTLFGVPLAALLENDQKVRPNTMTPLFLQSLLTFLEKKGVDSEGILRVPGSQSRIKLLQQNLESNFYSGQVSWDEVSPNDAAALLKKFIRELPAPLLTAEYLNTFSAVRDITELKQKLHMLNLLILLLPEPNRSTLKALLEFLSKVVSREKRNRMNLWAVATIMAPNLFLHKAVPSRLTEGAEKGQAEKAADVMRLLIRYQDLLWTIPNFLMSQVRKLNENSNRRYQFYDRRIKNLLRKIHTDSREKPDKNTSEPCRTVKIHVGDLMSSTMEFQLNVNSRASDLLAQFHRQFIRSPDNGKGKMRRNGSVAFPECALYEVGGNIGEHCLDPDTHLLDLYNSNSGGEWVIKLKPNGGRGL
- the LOC121894713 gene encoding rho GTPase-activating protein 40 isoform X2, which encodes MPWGRSGSAVLLLLSGRAIGRAKARDPSPTEMSVEPWASPQDQAAAEHAHSTHTASSQDQEQHPDKLCLDSFWSEVETIRQGSGYADLDCSRRDSRQSEEGEQEEQWLADAGLSNLISEDSEDVDNAVLLSTLTRTQAEAVQRRLDSYTLSLRKRNKTAPRDVRDIFNSPISQTLLPESQHSEDLAQNSMASVAKTPLSAVTPEHQRGAPKEEFFITDVAYCEQAVIFLKQAKLPQNNSQRRKEDGTLPRVICPKCRLGVTRIQDLSHTDMKKVRQLALIDMTALCDLLELEVKRHKTGKRKIPESTLFGVPLAALLENDQKVRPNTMTPLFLQSLLTFLEKKGVDSEGILRVPGSQSRIKLLQQNLESNFYSGQVSWDEVSPNDAAALLKKFIRELPAPLLTAEYLNTFSAVRDITELKQKLHMLNLLILLLPEPNRSTLKALLEFLSKVVSREKRNRMNLWAVATIMAPNLFLHKAVPSRLTEGAEKGQAEKAADVMRLLIRYQDLLWTIPNFLMSQVRKLNENSNRRYQFYDRRIKNLLRKIHTDSREKPDKNTSEPCRTVKIHVGDLMSSTMEFQLNVNSRASDLLAQFHRQFIRSPDNGKGKMRRNGSVAFPECALYEVGGNIGEHCLDPDTHLLDLYNSNSGGEWVIKLKPNGGRGL
- the LOC121894713 gene encoding rho GTPase-activating protein 40 isoform X3; translation: MSVEPWASPQDQAAAEHAHSTHTASSQDQEQHPDKLCLDSFWSEVETIRQGSGYADLDCSRRDSRQSEEGEQEEQWLADAGLSNLISEDSEDVDNAVLLSTLTRTQAEAVQRRLDSYTLSLRKRNKTAPRDVRDIFNSPISQTLLPESQHSEDLAQNSMASVAKTPLSAVTPEHQRGAPKEEFFITDVAYCEQAVIFLKQAKLPQNNSQRRKEDGTLPRVICPKCRLGVTRIQDLSHTDMKKVRQLALIDMTALCDLLELEVKRHKTGKRKIPESTLFGVPLAALLENDQKVRPNTMTPLFLQSLLTFLEKKGVDSEGILRVPGSQSRIKLLQQNLESNFYSGQVSWDEVSPNDAAALLKKFIRELPAPLLTAEYLNTFSAVRDITELKQKLHMLNLLILLLPEPNRSTLKALLEFLSKVVSREKRNRMNLWAVATIMAPNLFLHKAVPSRLTEGAEKGQAEKAADVMRLLIRYQDLLWTIPNFLMSQVRKLNENSNRRYQFYDRRIKNLLRKIHTDSREKPDKNTSEPCRTVKIHVGDLMSSTMEFQLNVNSRASDLLAQFHRQFIRSPDNGKGKMRRNGSVAFPECALYEVGGNIGEHCLDPDTHLLDLYNSNSGGEWVIKLKPNGGRGL